From Theileria orientalis strain Shintoku DNA, chromosome 4, complete genome, the proteins below share one genomic window:
- a CDS encoding elongation factor subunit: MFHAHCVAAEVKFVKLLETVDKATKRKKPNPVFVSNNTIVTAHLMITPPSCLESFSFCPQLGRFTLRDEDKTIGIGKVLEILKTE; the protein is encoded by the coding sequence ATGTTCCACGCACACTGCGTGGCAGCCGAAGTTAAGTTCGTAAAGCTGCTCGAGACGGTGGACAAGGCGacgaaaaggaagaagccCAACCCCGTCTTCGTGTCAAACAACACAATTGTCACCGCCCACCTGATGATCACGCCGCCATCGTGTCTGGAGTCGTTCTCGTTCTGTCCACAATTAGGAAGGTTCACACTCAGAGACGAAGACAAGACGATAGGAATCGGAAAGGTGCTAGAGATCTTGAAAACAGAGTAA
- a CDS encoding uncharacterized protein (ribosomal protein L37, mitochondrial family protein) → MNVIRQFISTNVLRFNSSHALVKRCVYATKAKQTKKQQTNVKVDQSPSDEAEEHIFNIYASINQDHELLPDEAYPKWLWDLDKPDKSYGELIQMFVYGKDIEKSKMADYNRFRRLHNRYMIKLNNIRLQKRRKLTFSTHMWDV, encoded by the exons atgaATGTGATCAGACAGTTTATATCAACTAATGTTTTAAGATTTAATTCCTCTCATGCTCTGGTTAAAAGGTGTGTGTATGCAACTAAGGCCAAACAGACTAAAAAACAACAGACGAACGTAAAGGTAGACCAATCTCCTTCCGATGAGGCTGAAGAGCACATCTTTAACATCTACGCTTCAATCAATCAGGACCACGAGCTTCTCCCTGATGAAGCCTACCCTAAGTGGCTCTGGGACCTCGACAAACCTGACAAATCATACGGAGAACTCATACAGATGTTCGTATACGGGAAG GACATTGAGAAGTCCAAGATGGCCGATTACAACAGGTTCCGCAGACTTCACAATCGGTACATGATTAAGCTAAACAACATCAGACTCCAAAAAAGGCGCAAGCTGACCTTCAGCACCCACATGTGGGACGTTTAA